AGCCATTGATTTTTACACAAATAAACTTCATTTTGAATTAATAGAAGATACATATCAACCAGAACAAGATAAAAGATGGGTAGTGGTATCTCCACCAGGTTCAAATGGGACAGCAATACTGCTTGCAAGAGCATCTAAACCAGAACAAGAGAATTTCATAGGAAATCAATCAGGTGGAAGAGTTTTTCTTTTCCTAGGAACTGATGATTTCTGGCGTGATTATAATGAGATGAAAGATATAGGTATAGAATTTGTCAGAGATCCTAAAGAACAGGATTATGGAACTGTTGCGGTATTTAAGGATTTATACGGTAACTTATGGGATTTAATAGAGTTTAGTGAAAACCATCCAATGTTCAAGAGAGTCAAATAATTAATATAAAAATAAAATGGGTAAGGTATGTAACTATTTAAAGTACAACCTAGACCCATTTTCTATATATAGCGTATGACCACATTTAGAAGTTATAAAATCCTTTTCTAAGCTTAAAAATTTAATCTTATGTAAAAGCATCACATGAGGAACATCTAACATTTCACTAAGTTCATAGAAATCAGTAGAACACAGAGCACACTTAACTAAATCCTCATCATCAATAAGGAAATTGCACGCCCATCTACAAGCCTTAATTTCTACACTATTTAAGCACAATCTATTGCTATAATGAAGCAATCTAATAGCATGATTTCCAGTAGTAGTATAAAAATGCCCAACTTCTTCAGACAGTACCTCCATAGACTTTAACCTATCACTTAATAAACTTTTGTCTAACAATATAACAGGATAAGTATCTATATCTTTTACATAAAGACCAAGTACACTTGAACTAAAAGTAACGTACTCAATTTTTATATTTTCTTTTTCGCATAACTTGAACAATTCTTCTAACTTATCCATAATCCCCAAAATCCCCCTGAAAAAATTAATCCTTTTTGTATTTATGCCTTATATAATTTAAAATTGACTCCAATTCCTCATAAGCTTCCTCAGGTAAATCTTCACCAAAATTCACTCTATGAGTAGCAATAGTGGTATCACTATTGTATAATCTTTTTTCATTATCATCAATTTCTAACAAGTAATCTGTAGTAACATTAAAAAATTTTGCAATAAGTCTAAGCTTATCAAAATCAGGACACTTGTCTTTTGTTTCATATCCTGCAATAGCAGTTCTTCCAACACCAATATAATCAGCCAGTTGTTGCTGAGTTACATTACGTTTTGTTCTAAGCTCTTTTAATCTCAAACCAAATGACATAAAATCACCACCTACTTAAATTTAAAATACACGTAACTTATATAAATTTAAAAATATAAAATTTAATTTAAACAAATTCATTTTTAAAAAAGTATCTTCCTAATTACATTTTACTATAAAATGTGTCATCTAGTAAACATTTAGTGATAAAAATAACAAAATTTGTAAAAAATACTTGATTTAGTTACTATACGACACTATACTGTAATTATAAAACGTCACTAAAGGGCACGTAAAAAGGGGGATATGTTATGAAAAGTAACCTTATACAAAAAAGGAAAAAGAAAAAAATGACTCAGCAAGAAGTAGCTGACAAAGTATCAATATGTAGAACTCATTACAATAGAATCGAAAGTGGTGATAGAAATCCATCACATATGGTTGCAGTAAAAATTAAAAATGTACTTGATTGCAATTATGAAGATATATTTAAGACGAATTAAATAACAGGGGGAAAAGAAATGAACCAAATAACTATAACACTACAAAATAATAATGAATACTTAGCAAAAATTGAATTATGCAAAATACTAAAAACAATAACAAATGAAAATGTAACGGCAGATAACGTAGAAAATATAATAGTCACAGATTGTGACATTAAAACCAATAATCAAAAGGATAAAATATTAAAAACAAAAAAATTAAAATCTAGAAAGTACTTAGATGCAAATGTAATTTATGAAACAAAAGATATGAGTAAAAATGATTGGCTAAAAGCTAGGAAAGAAGGTATAGGAGGTAGTGATGCAGCTAGTGTAGTTGGAGCAAATCCTTATAAAAGTGCTATAACTGTTTACTTAGATAAAATAGATAATGATATCAAAGAAAATGGTTTAAATAATAACTATAAAAGTAATAATATTTTAGATTCATCGTTATATAAAAATCATGATGAGTCTAAAAATTACAAAATGGAATTAGGTAACAAATTAGAAAACTTCGTAGCACGTGAATTTACATTAAAAACAGGAAAAAAAGTTAGAAGTGTAAATGGGATACTAAAAAATGATAAATATCCATTTGCCATAGCTAATATAGACAAAGCAGTAAGTGGAGAAAAAGCATTTTTAGAATGTGTAGTTACAAATAGCTTTGTAAAAAAAGAATGGATAAAAGAAGTACCACTACAATATAAAATTCAATGCTATCACTATATGGCAGTAAGTGGAGCTACTCATGCTTATGTAGCAGCACTTATAGGAAATGAAGAATTAATAATTCATAAAATAGATAGAGAAGAAAATATTATAAAAGATATTATGAAATTAGAAGAAAGCTTTTGGAATGACTTCATAATAGGAGATAAAATACCTATGACAGATGGAAGCTTTGAATATTCTAATTACTTAAATAATAAATATAAATACAGCAAAGAAGATACATTAATATTGTTTGAGAAAGAAAGTATTTTAAATAGATATGATGAGCTACATAAAGATATAAAAAAATATGAAAAAGAGAAAAAAGCTATAGAACAATATTTAAAAGATCAAATACAAGAATATGAATTAGCTTATATAGGAGATAGAAAAATAACTTGGAAAAATCAAAGTAAAACTACGATAGATACAAAATTACTTAAAAAAGAACAACCAGAAATAGCAGCAAAATATATGAAAGTTACAAATACTAGAGTGTTTAGGATTTAATAACAGATTTATATAAAATGAATTTATGGGGGAGAATATGGCAATTTATAGAAACATTCAAATAGATTATTGGCAAGATGGATTTATACTAGATTTAACACCAGAAGAAAAGTATTTTTACATTTACTTACTAACAAATAGTAAAACAAGCCAATGTGGCATATACGAATTACCAAAGAGAATAATAGAAACAGAAACTGGGTATAACAGAGAAAGTGTAGAAAAGCTTTTAGAAAGGTTTGAAAGCTATGGGAAAATAGTATATAGCAATGAAACTAAAGAAATATATGTGAAAAACTGGCTAAGATACAATAAAATAAATAGCCCAAAGGTTAAAAAATGTATAGAAAATGAATTATCAAAAATTAAGAATAAGTCATTTATAAACTTATTTTTACAACAATGTAAATCTGAAAATTACATAATAAATATAGATGAACTAACAACAAATGATGAAAATAATTTAAGTGATCCAGAAATTCAAGTTATAGAAAAAAATATAAACGAGCAAAGTGTAAAAGGATTAACGACAAAAGAAGCAAATATAAATAATAAAGGGAATTATAATGAAGAAATAGATAAATATAAAATTTTATATGAACAAAATATAGGGATTATAAATAACCTAATAGAGACTTGGTTATATGAATTATACAAAGAAATAGACTATGAATTATTTAAACATGCCATAGAAATAGCCACAAATAAAGGCAAGATGAACAAAGGATATATAAGTGGAATAATTAAAAAATGGACGGAAAATAATATAAAAAATATAAATGATTTAAAAAACTATGAATATCAAATAAAAAATAAGGGGGGAAAAAATGGAGAATATAAACACAAGCATTCAAAATCTAAATATGCCCAATCACTTGAAGATGAGGATGATGGACTTTATCAAAAACCAACAGAAGAACAACTACAAGCAGCAAGAAGAGAATTTGAAGAACTTACAAAATGAAAATATACAATACATATGCTCTAAATGTAGAGATATGACATTTATTATAAAAGACAATGAAGCATATCCTTGTGAATGTAGAGAAATGAGAGAAGCACAAGCAATACTTGAAAAAAGCGGGATAAGTAAAGAATTTAGAAGTAAAACCTTTGATAATTTCGATTACTCACATAGTATGCAAACTATAGATGCATATAAAAAGGCAAAACAATATGTTAAAGATTTTGAAAACATATTAGATACTAGACATAATTCTATTATGTTTATGGGGCAAGTAGGATCCGGAAAAACTCATTTATCATTAGCTATAGCCAACAAACTTATGGAAAATCAAATTGGTGTTGTATATATGGGCTATAGAGATGTTTTAACAAGTATAAAACAAAACATTATGGATGACGTTTATTATCATAAGGTTATGAATAGATATAAAAATGCCAAAGTACTTTTAATAGATGATTTGTTTAAAGGAAATATTACAAACAGTGATATAAATATTGTTTTTGAACTTATAAACCATAGATATTTTAATAATTTACCTATAATTGTTAGTACGGAAAAGTCTTTTGAGGAGCTTTTAGATATTGATGAGGCTATTGGTAGCAGGTTGATTGAAATGAGTAAAAATTACTTGATAACTATAAAAGGAAAGAAATTAAATTATAGAATATATTCAAAATAATATCTAAAAATGAAAAATAGTGTCATAAAAAGTTGAAAATTGCGAATAACAAATATATAATAAAAAGGAAAAAATATATACATGCAAGGGAGAGACATTTTGAGAAAAAGGACACTAAAGAATATAGCAATGTTATCAATATTATCAACTATGATAGTTTCAAATTATAATATAGCAAATGCAAGTGGCTATAAAGTAATTGTAGATCCTGGACATGGAGGCAAAGATAATGGAAGTGCGTACAGTGGACATATAGAAGATTCTATAAACCTACAAATTGCAAATAAAGTAAGCAACAAATTAAGAGCAGAAGGAATAGCTGTTGAAATGACAAGAGATGATGATACATATGTATCATTATTAAACAGAGCAATCAAATCAAATAATTCAGATGCAGATTTATTCATATCAATACATCAAAACGCATCTGAAAATTCAAATGCTAATGGTGTAGAAACTTATTATATGGGGAATTCAAACAAAAAGTTAGCAAAGTCTATACATAAAAATGTATTGGCAAATACTGAGGCAAAAGATAGATATGTAAGAAAAGGAAACCTTCAAGTATTAAGAGATAATCAAAAGCCTTCTATATTATTAGAGTGTGGATTTATATCAAATAATAATGAAGGATATAATTTAAGTACAAAAGCATATCAAGAAAAAGTAGCTGATGGAGTAGTTGAAGGAATAAAAGATTATTTATATTCAAATAATTCAAGTAGCCAAGATAAAAATGATAATAAAAATCACCATACAAATAATGATAAAGAAGTACTAAATGGTAATAAAATTGTATTAAATGATGTAAATGTTATGAGCGGTAGAGGTAACAACTTTAATACAATAGGAACTTTAGAAAAAGGTACTAAGGTTGAAGTTATAGATACTAAATTTGATTGGCATAAAATTAAATACAAAGATGGATACGCATATGTATCTGGAGTATATGTAAAATAATAAGGTAGGATATTTGTACTGAGACCCATAAGTTGGACTCTTTATGGTAATGTAAATAATCACATCTTGATATTTTAAATATATTAAGATGTGATTATTTATATAATTTATTACAGCAACTCACTTATTATATCCTTATGTAGTTTCCATACATTAGAACCAAAATTACTTATTAGTATAATACACGTATTTCTCTGTCTATCAAAAGATGTTAGAAAACTAACTCCTGGATCGCATCCTTGTAAATACGGAGTAAATATATCATCTGATACCTTTTTTAACCAAATTCCATAACCATAACACTGCTCATCTACTTGTGGTGAGAGCATTTTAGAAAACATATTATCTGAAAGTATTTTTCTATTTAATAGATTTTCCCAAAACTTATCAATATCTGAAATGGTTGTAAATACACCTCCTGCTCCAGTACCTTTTACATCTATGCTATAAATATTACTATAGAATTCCTTTCTTTCATCATCATAAATATATCCTGTAGCACAATTTGATGGTAGCCTATCAAGTTCATAATATCCTGTATTTAACATATTACAAGGATTAAATATAATATCCTCTAGATATTTATCGAAAGGAATATTTAAAATTTTTTCAATAATAAGACCTAAAACTACATATCCAGTATTATTATATTGGAATTTCTCCCCCCTTGGATACATCATTGGCTTATCTATAAAAAGTGGCAATATATCTATAGAATTTCTTATTTTATAGTTAGGATAATCATTCCATAGTTCATCATAATCTTTCATAACAGATTCATCAAAATAATCTGGAATTCCAGAAGTATGATTTAATAATTGGTGGATTGTAATTTTAGGATCAATCTCTTTTAAATCTATATCTAAAAGATTACCTATACAATCATCAAAGGCAAGTTTTTTTTCTTCTATTAATTTTAGAATTGCAACTGCAACAAAAACTTTTCCTCCTGAAGCTATAGCAAATTTTGTATCAATTTCATTATCTACATTATATGAAATATTTGCTAATCCAAGTGCTTTTTCTAAAATGATATTTTCACATTTTTTTATACGTATTACTCCACTAAAATCTTTATCTATTAAATTGTTTATATTCAATTAAATTTCACCTTCCTCGAGTTTAATATTATAAATCAAATCTCTAAGATGCTATTTATTTATATGATGTCAAAAATATCTTTAGTCCTAACTTTTTTATATGTAAATATGCTTTGAAATATTTAAATGATAAGGGTGGGAGTGGAAGTACTAAATGATATGTATTTAATACTGCTATTCTTCCTTATATATATGTGGTATTGTTATTTATATTATATATTGCAGAAATAGAAATCCTAATAACTAAGGAGGAATAATTATGAAATATGAGTGGAGAAAAAAAGAAAAGGAATATTATATACCAAAAGAAAAACCACAGTTAGTAGAAATACCAGAATTTAAGTATTTCACATTAAAAGGACAAGGGAACCCAAATACAGAAGCCTTCAAAGAATGTATAGGCGTATTATACTCGTTGTCTTATGCAATCAGGATGATGCCTAAAAATGGAATAAATCCAGATGGATATTTTGAATATACAGTATATCCTTTAGAAGGAATATGGGATTTAACAGAAGAAGGTAGATTAGAAGAAACTTTAAATAAAGACGAGCTTGTTTATAAATTAATGATTAGACAACCTGATTTTGTAACAGAAGAAATTGTAAAAACAGCTATGGAAATAGTTAAAAAGAAGAAACCACATCCATTATTAGAAAAAGTAGAGTTTGAATCAATCAAAGAAGGTCTTTGTGTTCAAATGCTTCATGTTGGTCCATATGATGATGAACCAAGAACTTTTTCAGTTATGAAAGAGTTTTGTATTGAAAATAATCTAGAAATAAAAACTTTAGCTCATAAAGAAATTTATCTTTCAGATTTTAGAAAAGCGGAAGCTTCTAAATTAAAAACAGTTCTTAGATATTTGGTAAACTATAAATGATTATAACGATACGTGTTCACGAAAACATCTGTTTTAGTGGACAGTAAAAAACTATTAATTATGTTATAATGGGATAGATAATGTTGCAAATTAAGCATATAAAGGGAGTGAAGCTGTGTCTATTACATATGAATTTTTCTTTCAAATATTAAATACTATACTATGGATATTGATTCCTATTGCTATATATGGATTTATAAAAAAACATAGAAGAAATAAAAAATTAATAAAAAATAGAATATCTAATTTAGAGAAAAAAGTTAATAATTTAGAAAGTAGATAAATTTATACTATTAGCAACTAGGGGGAAATATGGAGTTTAAGCCACTAATAGGGATATCATGGAGCAATATAATAATATTTAGTTTAATTATAATTGGAGTTTGTTATATTGGTATAAAGTTTATAAAAAATATATTTAAAAGATAGTAAAGTATCTCTAATTGAGATACTTTATTTGTGCTCAATAAAACATATATTTTTATTAATACATTTAACTAACTTAATAATAAACGTTTAAATATTTACAATATAATTTAAAATGCCCATAAAATTAAGTCAATATTATTTTGACAATGTAACAACTATAAGTTCAGGTTTATTAAATATTCTCAATGGAATAATACTGTTTCCTAAACCTCTGCTAATAACCATAGATGTATTATTATTTGAGTGAATACCTTCTGTTAGTTTAGGGAAAAAACCTTGGTCTGGAGCAACTAATCCACCTATAAACGGAAGC
Above is a genomic segment from Romboutsia lituseburensis containing:
- a CDS encoding VOC family protein; protein product: MIQSIVHIALVVKDYDEAIDFYTNKLHFELIEDTYQPEQDKRWVVVSPPGSNGTAILLARASKPEQENFIGNQSGGRVFLFLGTDDFWRDYNEMKDIGIEFVRDPKEQDYGTVAVFKDLYGNLWDLIEFSENHPMFKRVK
- a CDS encoding ImmA/IrrE family metallo-endopeptidase, which produces MDKLEELFKLCEKENIKIEYVTFSSSVLGLYVKDIDTYPVILLDKSLLSDRLKSMEVLSEEVGHFYTTTGNHAIRLLHYSNRLCLNSVEIKACRWACNFLIDDEDLVKCALCSTDFYELSEMLDVPHVMLLHKIKFLSLEKDFITSKCGHTLYIENGSRLYFK
- a CDS encoding helix-turn-helix domain-containing protein, which translates into the protein MSFGLRLKELRTKRNVTQQQLADYIGVGRTAIAGYETKDKCPDFDKLRLIAKFFNVTTDYLLEIDDNEKRLYNSDTTIATHRVNFGEDLPEEAYEELESILNYIRHKYKKD
- a CDS encoding helix-turn-helix transcriptional regulator; protein product: MKSNLIQKRKKKKMTQQEVADKVSICRTHYNRIESGDRNPSHMVAVKIKNVLDCNYEDIFKTN
- a CDS encoding YqaJ viral recombinase family protein, producing MNQITITLQNNNEYLAKIELCKILKTITNENVTADNVENIIVTDCDIKTNNQKDKILKTKKLKSRKYLDANVIYETKDMSKNDWLKARKEGIGGSDAASVVGANPYKSAITVYLDKIDNDIKENGLNNNYKSNNILDSSLYKNHDESKNYKMELGNKLENFVAREFTLKTGKKVRSVNGILKNDKYPFAIANIDKAVSGEKAFLECVVTNSFVKKEWIKEVPLQYKIQCYHYMAVSGATHAYVAALIGNEELIIHKIDREENIIKDIMKLEESFWNDFIIGDKIPMTDGSFEYSNYLNNKYKYSKEDTLILFEKESILNRYDELHKDIKKYEKEKKAIEQYLKDQIQEYELAYIGDRKITWKNQSKTTIDTKLLKKEQPEIAAKYMKVTNTRVFRI
- a CDS encoding DnaD domain protein, whose amino-acid sequence is MAIYRNIQIDYWQDGFILDLTPEEKYFYIYLLTNSKTSQCGIYELPKRIIETETGYNRESVEKLLERFESYGKIVYSNETKEIYVKNWLRYNKINSPKVKKCIENELSKIKNKSFINLFLQQCKSENYIINIDELTTNDENNLSDPEIQVIEKNINEQSVKGLTTKEANINNKGNYNEEIDKYKILYEQNIGIINNLIETWLYELYKEIDYELFKHAIEIATNKGKMNKGYISGIIKKWTENNIKNINDLKNYEYQIKNKGGKNGEYKHKHSKSKYAQSLEDEDDGLYQKPTEEQLQAARREFEELTK
- a CDS encoding ATP-binding protein; translation: MKNLQNENIQYICSKCRDMTFIIKDNEAYPCECREMREAQAILEKSGISKEFRSKTFDNFDYSHSMQTIDAYKKAKQYVKDFENILDTRHNSIMFMGQVGSGKTHLSLAIANKLMENQIGVVYMGYRDVLTSIKQNIMDDVYYHKVMNRYKNAKVLLIDDLFKGNITNSDINIVFELINHRYFNNLPIIVSTEKSFEELLDIDEAIGSRLIEMSKNYLITIKGKKLNYRIYSK
- a CDS encoding N-acetylmuramoyl-L-alanine amidase, with the protein product MRKRTLKNIAMLSILSTMIVSNYNIANASGYKVIVDPGHGGKDNGSAYSGHIEDSINLQIANKVSNKLRAEGIAVEMTRDDDTYVSLLNRAIKSNNSDADLFISIHQNASENSNANGVETYYMGNSNKKLAKSIHKNVLANTEAKDRYVRKGNLQVLRDNQKPSILLECGFISNNNEGYNLSTKAYQEKVADGVVEGIKDYLYSNNSSSQDKNDNKNHHTNNDKEVLNGNKIVLNDVNVMSGRGNNFNTIGTLEKGTKVEVIDTKFDWHKIKYKDGYAYVSGVYVK
- a CDS encoding serine hydrolase domain-containing protein, whose protein sequence is MNINNLIDKDFSGVIRIKKCENIILEKALGLANISYNVDNEIDTKFAIASGGKVFVAVAILKLIEEKKLAFDDCIGNLLDIDLKEIDPKITIHQLLNHTSGIPDYFDESVMKDYDELWNDYPNYKIRNSIDILPLFIDKPMMYPRGEKFQYNNTGYVVLGLIIEKILNIPFDKYLEDIIFNPCNMLNTGYYELDRLPSNCATGYIYDDERKEFYSNIYSIDVKGTGAGGVFTTISDIDKFWENLLNRKILSDNMFSKMLSPQVDEQCYGYGIWLKKVSDDIFTPYLQGCDPGVSFLTSFDRQRNTCIILISNFGSNVWKLHKDIISELL
- a CDS encoding GyrI-like domain-containing protein — encoded protein: MKYEWRKKEKEYYIPKEKPQLVEIPEFKYFTLKGQGNPNTEAFKECIGVLYSLSYAIRMMPKNGINPDGYFEYTVYPLEGIWDLTEEGRLEETLNKDELVYKLMIRQPDFVTEEIVKTAMEIVKKKKPHPLLEKVEFESIKEGLCVQMLHVGPYDDEPRTFSVMKEFCIENNLEIKTLAHKEIYLSDFRKAEASKLKTVLRYLVNYK